A genomic region of Glycine max cultivar Williams 82 chromosome 15, Glycine_max_v4.0, whole genome shotgun sequence contains the following coding sequences:
- the LOC100790302 gene encoding probable ubiquitin-like-specific protease 2A isoform X2 translates to MTRRTRSSSSSSSSTKKFEVFEFNDEDENVEKTSRRILRKLANPSTSRSRSSPVTKYDFLQAFASGTNSKPLSNDVTADPIDLDSEQEEDEMERSPVEVANKPLEVVVDDSDDGDGGRGHDVVDNQGKCDIPCSIDTLLQHSADEEIPGHSDFVESDFDWKNQSLDVVSDAADSNQISSSSTSTSTSTSNPSEDEVNFGDQLVEHDSAAFEINDIEKVVDVIPDFIQYEDLYSTRSWLTFSCNSLKLEGSTINRTRETFKIEWATEEIIKIESYWFGNIETASIILILKPKDYTEAENTNQNPGFKLLKFAVYDSCWYKAEEAIKLLDMRYTDIWSTFLDIDEENNGNISALGKDCFFSQKHYFPNFDEAFDEVIYPMGEPDAVSISMRDIELLQPQTFINDTIIDFYIKYLKSKLPTDEQNRFHFFNSFFFRKLADLDKDSSSACDGRAAFQRVRKWTRKVNLFEKDYIFIPVNYSLHWSLIAICHPGEVTCFKACILHMDSLRGSHKGLKNVFQSYLCEEWKERHSNVVDDVSSKFLHLRFISLELPQQENLYDCGLFLLHYVERFLEEAPMNFNPFMITKSSNFLSSNWFPPPEASLKRSHIQNLIYDIFENNSLHAPPTDCLDKGHPSEDPSIIVNPKVEEDSLRGCYPALWHGKNPSNSSTELETTDIQYPTASHIRVPICLTGSGLVSKDLQAAVVTSHSDCLQMPACHQRGFLSPLEEIEESGEETALSLERENSQVGILAYDFPSTYVSNDHRASETFQDGFSVNFVEAVESHSHSRTSNTATHEDQPLEKIEESSIPDKIVLEYLSTSGSGDDVKDYIVPDSPDANDVDVSVKSRSSVRNNMNSAAHQIFDLTHNASVEDNTLVSKEEPLAFDSDERDAKRPKLMNAGGPSRRFTRSMIKRTCNVV, encoded by the exons ATGACTCGGCGCACGcgatcatcttcttcttcttcttcctcgacCAAGAAATTCGAAGTTTTTGAGTTCAATGACGAAGACGAGAACGTCGAGAAGACCTCTCGGAGGATTCTCCGCAAGCTCGCGAACCCTAGCACTAGCAGGTCTCGCTCTTCCCCCGTCACCAAATACGACTTCCTCCAAGCCT TTGCGAGCGGTACCAATTCCAAACCTCTCTCCAACGACGTTACCGCCGATCCTATTGACCTCGATTCCGAACAAG AAGAAGATGAAATGGAGCGCTCACCGGTGGAAGTTGCCAACAAACCTTTAGAGGTTGTTGTTGACGACAGCGACGATGGTGATGGCGGCCGTGGTCACGATGTTGTTGATAATCAAGGCAAATGTGATATTCCGTGTTCAATAGACACACTGCTGCAACACTCCGCTGATGAAGAGATTCCAGGCCACTCTGATTTCGTTGAAAGCGATTTTGACTGGAAa AATCAGTCACTTGATGTGGTTTCTGATGCCGCCGATAGTAATCAAATAAGTTCCTCTTCGACTTCAACTTCTACTTCAACTTCAAATCCCTCAGAAGATGAAG TTAACTTCGGAGACCAGCTAGTGGAGCATGATTCTGCTGCATTTGAAATT AACGACATAGAAAAGGTGGTTGATGTCATCCCTGATTTTATTCAATATGAGGATTTATATTCCACTAGGTCTTGGTTAACATTCTCATGCAACTCCCTGAAACTTGAAGGCTCAACAATCAATAGAACGAGGGAAACTTTTAAAATTGAGTGGGCAACTGAAgagattataaaaattgaatcatATTGGTTTGGAAAT ATTGAAACAGCCTCGATCATCCTTATCCTTAAACCAAAGGATTATACAGAAGCTgaaaatacaaatcaaaatCCAG GTTTTAAGCTGTTGAAATTTGCAGTCTATGATTCGTGTTGGTACAAGGCAGAAGAGGCAATCAAACTATTGGACATGAGATACACAGATATATGGAGTACATTTCTTGA TATTGATGAAGAAAACAATGGAAATATTTCTGCATTGGGGAAGGACTGCTTTTTCTCTCAAAAGCATTATTTTCCCAA CTTTGATGAGGCTTTTGATGAGGTTATTTATCCGATGGGGGAGCCTGATGCTGTTTCTATTAGTATGAGAGATATTGAGCTTTTACAGCCTCAGACATTCATTAATGATACTATCATTGACTTTTATATCAA GTATTTGAAAAGTAAACTCCCAACTGATGAACAGAACAGGTTTCACTTTTTCAATAGCTTCTTCTTTCGTAAGCTTGCTGATTTAGACAAAGATTCATCAAGTGCTTGTGATGGTAGAGCAGCATTTCAACGTGTACGCAAATGGACAAGAAAAGTGAACCTTTTTGAAAAGGATTATATCTTCATTCCCGTAAACTACAG TCTTCACTGGAGTTTGATTGCCATTTGTCATCCGGGTGAAGTGACATGCTTCAAAG CTTGCATCTTGCACATGGATTCCCTTAGAGGAAGTCATAAAGGTCTCAAGAATGTTTTCCAAAG TTACCTATGTGAAGAATGGAAAGAGAGGCACAGTAATGTGGTGGATGATGTTTCTTCTAAATTTTTACATCTGAGATTCATCTCACTTGAG cTCCCCCAGCAAGAAAATTTATATGATTGTGGTCTCTTTTTGCTACACTATGTGGAACGTTTTCTGGAAGAAGCTCCAATGAACTTTAACCCtttcatgataacaaagtcCTCCAACTTT tTGAGCAGTAATTGGTTCCCTCCACCAGAGGCTTCTCTGAAACGATCTCATATACAGAAcctaatttatgatatatttgaaaataattcttTGCATGCACCTCCTACTGATTGCCTTGACAAAGGTCATCCCTCTGAAGATCCTTCCATTATTGTCAATCCCAAAGTGGAAGAAGATTCCCTAAGGGGTTGTTATCCAGCCTTGTGGCATGGGAAAAATCCTTCGAATTCCTCTACTGAACTGGAGACTACTGATATTCAGTATCCAACAGCTTCACACATAAGAGTTCCAATATGTTTGACAGGTTCTGGACTTGTTTCCAAGGACTTACAAGCGGCTGTTGTAACTTCACATTCTGATTGTCTGCAGATGCCAGCATGTCATCAGAGGGGCTTCCTGTCACCATTAGAG GAAATTGAAGAGTCTGGTGAGGAGACTGCTTTATcattagagagagaaaattctCAGGTTGGTATATTGGCATATGATTTCCCATCTACATATGTCAGCAATGATCATAGAGCATCAGAAACATTTCAGGATGGATTCTCTGTAAATTTTGTGGAAGCTGTTGAGAGCCATTCTCATTCAAGAACATCGAATACAGCTACTCATGAAGACCAGCCTCTTGAGAAAATCGAGGAGTCCAGCATTCCAGACAAGATAGTACTTGAGTATTTATCAACCTCTGGCTCTGGTGATGATGTTAAAGACTACATTGTTCCGGATTCTCCTGACGCAAATGATGTTGATGTGAGTGTTAAGTCTCGTTCCTCAGTCCGGAATAATATGAATTCAGCAGCCCATCAAATATTTGATTTGACTCACAATGCAAGTGTTGAAGATAATACTTTAGTTAGCAAGGAAGAGCCACTAGCATTTGATTCTGATGAACGAGATGCCAAGAGGCCAAAGCTTATGAATGCAGGTGGTCCAAGTCGCAGATTCACTAGAAGCATGATAAAAAGAACGTGTAATGTCGTGTAA
- the LOC100779995 gene encoding MADS-box protein JOINTLESS, with the protein MVRRKIPIKKIDNVTARQVTFSKRKSGLFKKARELSLLCDSEIALIVFSPGGKLFDYASSSMQKVIERHILWSELNLEKLDQSCPTEQLRCNYADLNKEFGDRIREMRQLNGEELQGLALRELQKLEERLVSSLNRVYKAKVENFTREIDILKQKGNKLMEDNRLMKQRIKPRNEICSVQRHEHEQGRSFDTSLTLGLSFPAGSKYRVSEQ; encoded by the exons ATGGTGAGAAGGAAGATACCGATCAAGAAGATCGACAACGTAACTGCGAGGCAGGTGACATTCTCAAAGAGGAAGAGTGGTCTTTTCAAGAAGGCACGCGAGCTCTCTCTTCTCTGTGATTCTGAGATAGCACTCATAGTCTTTTCACCTGGTGGCAAGCTCTTCGACTATGCTAGTTCAAG TATGCAGAAGGTAATTGAAAGGCATATTTTATGGTCAGAGCTGAACCTTGAAAAATTAGACCAATCATGTCCTACGGAGCAG CTTAGATGTAATTATGCTGATTTAAACAAGGAATTTGGAGACAGGATTCGTGAAATGAG ACAACTGAATGGAGAAGAACTGCAAGGATTGGCCCTAAGGGAGCTTCAGAAATTAGAAGAACGACTGGTCTCATCCTTGAACCGAGTTTATAAAGCGAAG GTTGAAAATTTTACAAGAGAGATCGATATTCTTAAGCAAAAG GGAAACAAACTCATGGAAGATAACAGGCTGATGAAACAG AGGATAAAACCGAGGAATGAAATATGTTCGGTCCAGAGACACGAGCATGAACAAGGCCGGTCCTTTGACACCTCCCTCACGTTGGG GCTATCTTTTCCTGCTGGCTCAAAGTACAGAGTTTCTGAGCAATGA
- the LOC100790302 gene encoding probable ubiquitin-like-specific protease 2A isoform X1 produces the protein MTRRTRSSSSSSSSTKKFEVFEFNDEDENVEKTSRRILRKLANPSTSRSRSSPVTKYDFLQAFASGTNSKPLSNDVTADPIDLDSEQEEDEMERSPVEVANKPLEVVVDDSDDGDGGRGHDVVDNQGKCDIPCSIDTLLQHSADEEIPGHSDFVESDFDWKNQSLDVVSDAADSNQISSSSTSTSTSTSNPSEDEVNFGDQLVEHDSAAFEINDIEKVVDVIPDFIQYEDLYSTRSWLTFSCNSLKLEGSTINRTRETFKIEWATEEIIKIESYWFGNIETASIILILKPKDYTEAENTNQNPGFKLLKFAVYDSCWYKAEEAIKLLDMRYTDIWSTFLDIDEENNGNISALGKDCFFSQKHYFPNFDEAFDEVIYPMGEPDAVSISMRDIELLQPQTFINDTIIDFYIKYLKSKLPTDEQNRFHFFNSFFFRKLADLDKDSSSACDGRAAFQRVRKWTRKVNLFEKDYIFIPVNYSLHWSLIAICHPGEVTCFKVACILHMDSLRGSHKGLKNVFQSYLCEEWKERHSNVVDDVSSKFLHLRFISLELPQQENLYDCGLFLLHYVERFLEEAPMNFNPFMITKSSNFLSSNWFPPPEASLKRSHIQNLIYDIFENNSLHAPPTDCLDKGHPSEDPSIIVNPKVEEDSLRGCYPALWHGKNPSNSSTELETTDIQYPTASHIRVPICLTGSGLVSKDLQAAVVTSHSDCLQMPACHQRGFLSPLEEIEESGEETALSLERENSQVGILAYDFPSTYVSNDHRASETFQDGFSVNFVEAVESHSHSRTSNTATHEDQPLEKIEESSIPDKIVLEYLSTSGSGDDVKDYIVPDSPDANDVDVSVKSRSSVRNNMNSAAHQIFDLTHNASVEDNTLVSKEEPLAFDSDERDAKRPKLMNAGGPSRRFTRSMIKRTCNVV, from the exons ATGACTCGGCGCACGcgatcatcttcttcttcttcttcctcgacCAAGAAATTCGAAGTTTTTGAGTTCAATGACGAAGACGAGAACGTCGAGAAGACCTCTCGGAGGATTCTCCGCAAGCTCGCGAACCCTAGCACTAGCAGGTCTCGCTCTTCCCCCGTCACCAAATACGACTTCCTCCAAGCCT TTGCGAGCGGTACCAATTCCAAACCTCTCTCCAACGACGTTACCGCCGATCCTATTGACCTCGATTCCGAACAAG AAGAAGATGAAATGGAGCGCTCACCGGTGGAAGTTGCCAACAAACCTTTAGAGGTTGTTGTTGACGACAGCGACGATGGTGATGGCGGCCGTGGTCACGATGTTGTTGATAATCAAGGCAAATGTGATATTCCGTGTTCAATAGACACACTGCTGCAACACTCCGCTGATGAAGAGATTCCAGGCCACTCTGATTTCGTTGAAAGCGATTTTGACTGGAAa AATCAGTCACTTGATGTGGTTTCTGATGCCGCCGATAGTAATCAAATAAGTTCCTCTTCGACTTCAACTTCTACTTCAACTTCAAATCCCTCAGAAGATGAAG TTAACTTCGGAGACCAGCTAGTGGAGCATGATTCTGCTGCATTTGAAATT AACGACATAGAAAAGGTGGTTGATGTCATCCCTGATTTTATTCAATATGAGGATTTATATTCCACTAGGTCTTGGTTAACATTCTCATGCAACTCCCTGAAACTTGAAGGCTCAACAATCAATAGAACGAGGGAAACTTTTAAAATTGAGTGGGCAACTGAAgagattataaaaattgaatcatATTGGTTTGGAAAT ATTGAAACAGCCTCGATCATCCTTATCCTTAAACCAAAGGATTATACAGAAGCTgaaaatacaaatcaaaatCCAG GTTTTAAGCTGTTGAAATTTGCAGTCTATGATTCGTGTTGGTACAAGGCAGAAGAGGCAATCAAACTATTGGACATGAGATACACAGATATATGGAGTACATTTCTTGA TATTGATGAAGAAAACAATGGAAATATTTCTGCATTGGGGAAGGACTGCTTTTTCTCTCAAAAGCATTATTTTCCCAA CTTTGATGAGGCTTTTGATGAGGTTATTTATCCGATGGGGGAGCCTGATGCTGTTTCTATTAGTATGAGAGATATTGAGCTTTTACAGCCTCAGACATTCATTAATGATACTATCATTGACTTTTATATCAA GTATTTGAAAAGTAAACTCCCAACTGATGAACAGAACAGGTTTCACTTTTTCAATAGCTTCTTCTTTCGTAAGCTTGCTGATTTAGACAAAGATTCATCAAGTGCTTGTGATGGTAGAGCAGCATTTCAACGTGTACGCAAATGGACAAGAAAAGTGAACCTTTTTGAAAAGGATTATATCTTCATTCCCGTAAACTACAG TCTTCACTGGAGTTTGATTGCCATTTGTCATCCGGGTGAAGTGACATGCTTCAAAG TAGCTTGCATCTTGCACATGGATTCCCTTAGAGGAAGTCATAAAGGTCTCAAGAATGTTTTCCAAAG TTACCTATGTGAAGAATGGAAAGAGAGGCACAGTAATGTGGTGGATGATGTTTCTTCTAAATTTTTACATCTGAGATTCATCTCACTTGAG cTCCCCCAGCAAGAAAATTTATATGATTGTGGTCTCTTTTTGCTACACTATGTGGAACGTTTTCTGGAAGAAGCTCCAATGAACTTTAACCCtttcatgataacaaagtcCTCCAACTTT tTGAGCAGTAATTGGTTCCCTCCACCAGAGGCTTCTCTGAAACGATCTCATATACAGAAcctaatttatgatatatttgaaaataattcttTGCATGCACCTCCTACTGATTGCCTTGACAAAGGTCATCCCTCTGAAGATCCTTCCATTATTGTCAATCCCAAAGTGGAAGAAGATTCCCTAAGGGGTTGTTATCCAGCCTTGTGGCATGGGAAAAATCCTTCGAATTCCTCTACTGAACTGGAGACTACTGATATTCAGTATCCAACAGCTTCACACATAAGAGTTCCAATATGTTTGACAGGTTCTGGACTTGTTTCCAAGGACTTACAAGCGGCTGTTGTAACTTCACATTCTGATTGTCTGCAGATGCCAGCATGTCATCAGAGGGGCTTCCTGTCACCATTAGAG GAAATTGAAGAGTCTGGTGAGGAGACTGCTTTATcattagagagagaaaattctCAGGTTGGTATATTGGCATATGATTTCCCATCTACATATGTCAGCAATGATCATAGAGCATCAGAAACATTTCAGGATGGATTCTCTGTAAATTTTGTGGAAGCTGTTGAGAGCCATTCTCATTCAAGAACATCGAATACAGCTACTCATGAAGACCAGCCTCTTGAGAAAATCGAGGAGTCCAGCATTCCAGACAAGATAGTACTTGAGTATTTATCAACCTCTGGCTCTGGTGATGATGTTAAAGACTACATTGTTCCGGATTCTCCTGACGCAAATGATGTTGATGTGAGTGTTAAGTCTCGTTCCTCAGTCCGGAATAATATGAATTCAGCAGCCCATCAAATATTTGATTTGACTCACAATGCAAGTGTTGAAGATAATACTTTAGTTAGCAAGGAAGAGCCACTAGCATTTGATTCTGATGAACGAGATGCCAAGAGGCCAAAGCTTATGAATGCAGGTGGTCCAAGTCGCAGATTCACTAGAAGCATGATAAAAAGAACGTGTAATGTCGTGTAA
- the LOC100779453 gene encoding MADS-box protein JOINTLESS produces MTRKKIPIKKIDNINARQVTFSKRRKGLFKKAQELSTLCDAEIALIVFSATGKLFEYASSSMQQTLERRNQHSGIQGLDNPSIGQQLGSDSFGMLPLRKEIEDKTNELSQLNEEELQGLKIKELQKLEDILQRRWTTISKTKDEKVIQEINHLKTKEAKLMEENQKLKQSFLQEQRQSYESFTCSSSEFPPDNGSSDTSLKLGLSLFE; encoded by the exons ATGACGAGAAAGAAGATCCCAATCAAGAAGATCGACAACATAAACGCGAGGCAGGTAACATTCTCAAAGAGGAGAAAAGGTCTTTTCAAGAAGGCTCAGGAGCTGTCAACTCTCTGTGATGCTGAGATTGCTCTCATAGTCTTTTCCGCCACTGGCAAGCTCTTTGAGTACGCTAGTTCAag CATGCAACAAACACTTGAAAGGCGTAATCAGCATTCAGGGATTCAAGGATTGGATAATCCATCTATTGGTCAACAG CTTGGAAGTGACTCCTTTGGCATGCTGCCGTTGCGCAAGGAAATAGAAGATAAGACTAATGAACTGAG TCAGTTGAATGAGGAAGAGTTGCAaggattgaaaataaaagaattgcaGAAACTGGAGGACATTCTTCAAAGACGTTGGACCACTATTTCAAAAACTAAG GACGAAAAAGTTATACAAGAGATCAACCACCTTAAAACAAAG GAAGCCAAACTTATGGAAGAGAACCAGAAATTGAAGCAG AGCTTCTTACAAGAACAAAGGCAATCATACGAGTCATTTACCTGTAGTTCATCTGAATTTCCTCCGGACAATGGTAGTTCAGACACATCTCTCAAGCTGGG GTTGTCTTTGtttgaatga
- the LOC100790302 gene encoding probable ubiquitin-like-specific protease 2A isoform X3, whose product MTRRTRSSSSSSSSTKKFEVFEFNDEDENVEKTSRRILRKLANPSTSRSRSSPVTKYDFLQAFASGTNSKPLSNDVTADPIDLDSEQEEDEMERSPVEVANKPLEVVVDDSDDGDGGRGHDVVDNQGKCDIPCSIDTLLQHSADEEIPGHSDFVESDFDWKNQSLDVVSDAADSNQISSSSTSTSTSTSNPSEDEVNFGDQLVEHDSAAFEINDIEKVVDVIPDFIQYEDLYSTRSWLTFSCNSLKLEGSTINRTRETFKIEWATEEIIKIESYWFGNIETASIILILKPKDYTEAENTNQNPGFKLLKFAVYDSCWYKAEEAIKLLDMRYTDIWSTFLDIDEENNGNISALGKDCFFSQKHYFPNFDEAFDEVIYPMGEPDAVSISMRDIELLQPQTFINDTIIDFYIKYLKSKLPTDEQNRFHFFNSFFFRKLADLDKDSSSACDGRAAFQRVRKWTRKVNLFEKDYIFIPVNYSLHWSLIAICHPGEVTCFKEINESSKVACILHMDSLRGSHKGLKNVFQSYLCEEWKERHSNVVDDVSSKFLHLRFISLELPQQENLYDCGLFLLHYVERFLEEAPMNFNPFMITKSSNFLSSNWFPPPEASLKRSHIQNLIYDIFENNSLHAPPTDCLDKGHPSEDPSIIVNPKVEEDSLRGCYPALWHGKNPSNSSTELETTDIQYPTASHIRVPICLTGSGLVSKDLQAAVVTSHSDCLQMPACHQRGFLSPLEEIEESGEETALSLERENSQDGFSVNFVEAVESHSHSRTSNTATHEDQPLEKIEESSIPDKIVLEYLSTSGSGDDVKDYIVPDSPDANDVDVSVKSRSSVRNNMNSAAHQIFDLTHNASVEDNTLVSKEEPLAFDSDERDAKRPKLMNAGGPSRRFTRSMIKRTCNVV is encoded by the exons ATGACTCGGCGCACGcgatcatcttcttcttcttcttcctcgacCAAGAAATTCGAAGTTTTTGAGTTCAATGACGAAGACGAGAACGTCGAGAAGACCTCTCGGAGGATTCTCCGCAAGCTCGCGAACCCTAGCACTAGCAGGTCTCGCTCTTCCCCCGTCACCAAATACGACTTCCTCCAAGCCT TTGCGAGCGGTACCAATTCCAAACCTCTCTCCAACGACGTTACCGCCGATCCTATTGACCTCGATTCCGAACAAG AAGAAGATGAAATGGAGCGCTCACCGGTGGAAGTTGCCAACAAACCTTTAGAGGTTGTTGTTGACGACAGCGACGATGGTGATGGCGGCCGTGGTCACGATGTTGTTGATAATCAAGGCAAATGTGATATTCCGTGTTCAATAGACACACTGCTGCAACACTCCGCTGATGAAGAGATTCCAGGCCACTCTGATTTCGTTGAAAGCGATTTTGACTGGAAa AATCAGTCACTTGATGTGGTTTCTGATGCCGCCGATAGTAATCAAATAAGTTCCTCTTCGACTTCAACTTCTACTTCAACTTCAAATCCCTCAGAAGATGAAG TTAACTTCGGAGACCAGCTAGTGGAGCATGATTCTGCTGCATTTGAAATT AACGACATAGAAAAGGTGGTTGATGTCATCCCTGATTTTATTCAATATGAGGATTTATATTCCACTAGGTCTTGGTTAACATTCTCATGCAACTCCCTGAAACTTGAAGGCTCAACAATCAATAGAACGAGGGAAACTTTTAAAATTGAGTGGGCAACTGAAgagattataaaaattgaatcatATTGGTTTGGAAAT ATTGAAACAGCCTCGATCATCCTTATCCTTAAACCAAAGGATTATACAGAAGCTgaaaatacaaatcaaaatCCAG GTTTTAAGCTGTTGAAATTTGCAGTCTATGATTCGTGTTGGTACAAGGCAGAAGAGGCAATCAAACTATTGGACATGAGATACACAGATATATGGAGTACATTTCTTGA TATTGATGAAGAAAACAATGGAAATATTTCTGCATTGGGGAAGGACTGCTTTTTCTCTCAAAAGCATTATTTTCCCAA CTTTGATGAGGCTTTTGATGAGGTTATTTATCCGATGGGGGAGCCTGATGCTGTTTCTATTAGTATGAGAGATATTGAGCTTTTACAGCCTCAGACATTCATTAATGATACTATCATTGACTTTTATATCAA GTATTTGAAAAGTAAACTCCCAACTGATGAACAGAACAGGTTTCACTTTTTCAATAGCTTCTTCTTTCGTAAGCTTGCTGATTTAGACAAAGATTCATCAAGTGCTTGTGATGGTAGAGCAGCATTTCAACGTGTACGCAAATGGACAAGAAAAGTGAACCTTTTTGAAAAGGATTATATCTTCATTCCCGTAAACTACAG TCTTCACTGGAGTTTGATTGCCATTTGTCATCCGGGTGAAGTGACATGCTTCAAAG AAATTAATGAATCTTCCAAAGTAGCTTGCATCTTGCACATGGATTCCCTTAGAGGAAGTCATAAAGGTCTCAAGAATGTTTTCCAAAG TTACCTATGTGAAGAATGGAAAGAGAGGCACAGTAATGTGGTGGATGATGTTTCTTCTAAATTTTTACATCTGAGATTCATCTCACTTGAG cTCCCCCAGCAAGAAAATTTATATGATTGTGGTCTCTTTTTGCTACACTATGTGGAACGTTTTCTGGAAGAAGCTCCAATGAACTTTAACCCtttcatgataacaaagtcCTCCAACTTT tTGAGCAGTAATTGGTTCCCTCCACCAGAGGCTTCTCTGAAACGATCTCATATACAGAAcctaatttatgatatatttgaaaataattcttTGCATGCACCTCCTACTGATTGCCTTGACAAAGGTCATCCCTCTGAAGATCCTTCCATTATTGTCAATCCCAAAGTGGAAGAAGATTCCCTAAGGGGTTGTTATCCAGCCTTGTGGCATGGGAAAAATCCTTCGAATTCCTCTACTGAACTGGAGACTACTGATATTCAGTATCCAACAGCTTCACACATAAGAGTTCCAATATGTTTGACAGGTTCTGGACTTGTTTCCAAGGACTTACAAGCGGCTGTTGTAACTTCACATTCTGATTGTCTGCAGATGCCAGCATGTCATCAGAGGGGCTTCCTGTCACCATTAGAG GAAATTGAAGAGTCTGGTGAGGAGACTGCTTTATcattagagagagaaaattctCAG GATGGATTCTCTGTAAATTTTGTGGAAGCTGTTGAGAGCCATTCTCATTCAAGAACATCGAATACAGCTACTCATGAAGACCAGCCTCTTGAGAAAATCGAGGAGTCCAGCATTCCAGACAAGATAGTACTTGAGTATTTATCAACCTCTGGCTCTGGTGATGATGTTAAAGACTACATTGTTCCGGATTCTCCTGACGCAAATGATGTTGATGTGAGTGTTAAGTCTCGTTCCTCAGTCCGGAATAATATGAATTCAGCAGCCCATCAAATATTTGATTTGACTCACAATGCAAGTGTTGAAGATAATACTTTAGTTAGCAAGGAAGAGCCACTAGCATTTGATTCTGATGAACGAGATGCCAAGAGGCCAAAGCTTATGAATGCAGGTGGTCCAAGTCGCAGATTCACTAGAAGCATGATAAAAAGAACGTGTAATGTCGTGTAA